One segment of Haloplanus natans DSM 17983 DNA contains the following:
- a CDS encoding ATPase domain-containing protein: MSDDSGGTAAEEIDLIASGIPELDELLNGGYVRGRTYLVQGVSGTGKSLLGQHFLRAGLDRDETVVYIHGEESRHDILVNAARLGIDIQDAEFLDIGPGTDFFAEDKSYNLVEATEVESERFTQDIKRVIEDVDPSRILIDPITQLQYVERDEYQYRKRLQSLIRFLRDRQVTTVATRTHDRSRAPQTTHDDFESLSDGVIDLYLDERERRIAVPKHRGLGQVDGTHGLEIREHGIEVYPQTIPAHDDRTFDPELIPTGHESLDGLLGGGIERGTVSFVSGPTGIGKSTTGAQTLSGIVEDGGTALGYFFEESIDQFVHRSEALGLPISEMRAQGSLGLIETEPLVRSAEEFDQHVLNQVDEHAPDAVFIDGLSGYQTSLQGDDQRLVRRLHGLTRVLKNRGIAVIITDEADRLTGIPEATSTNTSYIADNIVFLTYVEVDGELDRAIGVVKKRLGDFDSRFHRFSIESGEGLVIQGPFDNVRGIMGGSSARRVPDGSNQTTHRS; this comes from the coding sequence ATGTCCGACGATTCTGGCGGTACGGCGGCGGAGGAAATAGACCTGATCGCGTCCGGCATCCCCGAGTTGGACGAGTTACTCAACGGTGGGTACGTTCGCGGTCGGACGTATCTCGTGCAGGGCGTCTCCGGGACGGGAAAGTCACTGCTCGGCCAGCACTTTCTTCGAGCAGGACTCGATAGAGACGAGACGGTCGTCTACATCCACGGCGAAGAATCGAGACACGATATTCTCGTCAACGCCGCACGGTTGGGAATCGACATCCAGGATGCCGAATTTCTCGATATCGGCCCCGGGACGGACTTCTTCGCCGAGGACAAGTCGTACAACTTGGTCGAGGCGACCGAAGTCGAATCCGAGCGGTTCACACAGGACATCAAGCGGGTGATCGAGGACGTCGACCCGAGCCGGATTCTTATCGATCCGATCACACAGCTCCAGTACGTGGAACGGGACGAGTACCAGTACCGGAAGCGACTGCAATCACTCATCCGATTTCTCCGGGACCGACAGGTGACGACAGTCGCAACGCGAACGCACGACAGGAGCCGTGCACCGCAGACCACACACGACGATTTCGAGTCGCTCAGCGACGGTGTCATCGATCTGTATCTCGACGAGCGCGAGCGTCGGATAGCGGTCCCGAAACACCGCGGACTCGGCCAGGTGGACGGTACCCACGGGCTCGAAATCCGCGAGCACGGGATCGAAGTCTACCCACAGACCATCCCGGCCCACGACGACCGAACGTTCGACCCGGAACTCATCCCCACCGGACACGAGTCCCTCGACGGCCTCCTCGGAGGCGGAATCGAACGCGGAACCGTCTCGTTCGTTAGCGGCCCGACCGGCATCGGAAAATCGACTACCGGGGCACAGACACTCTCTGGCATCGTCGAAGACGGGGGGACGGCACTCGGATACTTTTTCGAGGAGTCAATCGATCAGTTCGTCCATCGCTCGGAGGCCCTCGGACTCCCGATTTCGGAGATGCGGGCGCAGGGATCACTGGGGCTGATAGAGACCGAACCGCTCGTTCGTTCGGCCGAGGAGTTCGATCAACACGTCCTCAATCAGGTCGACGAGCACGCGCCGGACGCGGTGTTCATCGACGGGCTCTCGGGCTATCAGACCTCGCTCCAAGGCGACGATCAACGGCTCGTTCGACGTCTCCACGGCCTTACGCGGGTACTCAAAAATCGCGGTATCGCAGTCATCATCACGGACGAAGCGGATCGACTCACCGGCATCCCGGAAGCCACGAGTACGAACACCAGCTACATCGCCGACAACATCGTGTTTCTCACGTACGTGGAAGTCGACGGCGAGTTGGACCGTGCGATCGGAGTCGTCAAGAAGCGACTCGGGGACTTCGACAGCCGGTTTCACCGATTCTCCATCGAATCCGGCGAGGGACTCGTTATCCAAGGGCCGTTCGACAACGTACGAGGAATCATGGGGGGGAGTTCGGCGCGTCGCGTTCCGGACGGATCCAACCAGACGACTCATCGATCATGA
- a CDS encoding PAS domain S-box protein, whose protein sequence is MIGRSSHEASARHTIQLFVHGDNDRDALEESLRERYDVIDGETLHPADCYVVDEPMVPTYRDALREHKTKVHPTFTPVLLIQKEGSRGTVPLPSEQNGDGPPLIDEVVPAPVDRKTLFRRVGNLLARREQSVELSERYEDVQTRFQRLFESTNDALFVVAPGGDGISECNPAACDLVGYSRDELLSLSPTETIYADDCERFQAFLRDVRESGQGSTDDLACLTKAGNERQLEVSAATLEESGESSIILSARDVTERKAYARELELKSRAMDEAPVGITITDPDREDNPMIYVNEGFEALTGYSAEAAVGRNCRFLQGEATREQPVAEMRKAIDRAEPVSVELRNYRKDGSQFWDRVSIAPVRDQAGNVTNYVGFQEDITERKEREMDLQLFKKAVENAGQSVFITDSDGVIQYVNPKFESRSGYTREEAVGRTPRILKSGKQGEEFYDRMWQTILAGDQWDAHLVNRRKNGELYHVDQTISPIANDEEITHFVTIEADVTNRRLREQQLEVLNRVLRHNLRNAVNVIEGRAAMLRKALDDDELQTHVSAIEDRSTALSSLADKTATVRSLFDTEAATQTACDVTGLLTEVVDELSDEHPDAMFTVSTPNSLHARADSRLKTALSELIENAIVHNDKSTPEVTVTTRSPSEDRTGEWIELVVADNGPGIPNHEQETIERAEETPLQHGTGIGLWIVYWTISLYGGEISIEENAPRGTRLVLSLPQESVDSSPRIVPADTH, encoded by the coding sequence ATGATCGGCCGGTCGAGCCACGAAGCGAGTGCGCGACACACGATACAGCTCTTCGTACACGGAGACAACGACCGGGACGCCCTCGAAGAGTCCCTCCGCGAACGGTACGACGTTATCGACGGCGAGACGCTCCACCCCGCCGATTGTTACGTCGTCGATGAGCCGATGGTGCCAACGTATCGGGACGCGTTGCGAGAACACAAAACGAAGGTTCACCCGACGTTCACCCCAGTGCTGTTGATTCAGAAAGAAGGGTCGCGGGGAACTGTTCCACTGCCGTCGGAGCAGAACGGCGACGGCCCACCGCTGATCGACGAAGTGGTGCCAGCACCCGTCGACCGGAAGACCCTGTTTCGTCGAGTGGGGAATCTGTTGGCCCGGCGAGAGCAGTCGGTGGAGTTGTCCGAACGTTACGAAGACGTTCAGACCCGATTTCAGCGGCTGTTCGAGTCGACGAACGACGCTCTCTTCGTGGTTGCCCCGGGCGGCGACGGGATCAGCGAGTGTAATCCGGCTGCGTGTGACCTCGTGGGATACTCACGCGACGAATTACTCTCTCTCTCCCCGACTGAGACGATCTACGCCGACGACTGCGAGCGGTTCCAAGCCTTTCTTCGAGACGTACGAGAGTCGGGTCAGGGGTCGACCGACGACCTCGCGTGTCTGACGAAGGCGGGCAACGAGCGACAGTTGGAGGTGTCGGCTGCGACACTCGAGGAGTCCGGCGAGTCCTCGATAATCCTCTCCGCACGCGACGTGACAGAGCGGAAGGCGTACGCACGGGAGCTCGAACTGAAGTCCCGAGCGATGGACGAAGCCCCCGTCGGGATCACAATTACCGATCCCGACAGGGAGGACAACCCGATGATCTACGTGAACGAGGGGTTCGAGGCGCTAACGGGATACTCCGCGGAGGCGGCGGTCGGTCGAAACTGTCGATTTCTTCAGGGGGAAGCGACACGGGAGCAGCCCGTCGCAGAAATGCGGAAGGCGATTGATAGAGCCGAGCCGGTTTCCGTGGAACTCCGCAACTACCGCAAGGACGGGAGCCAGTTCTGGGATCGTGTCAGTATCGCGCCGGTGAGAGACCAGGCCGGAAACGTGACGAACTACGTCGGATTTCAGGAGGATATCACCGAACGCAAAGAGCGCGAGATGGACTTACAGCTGTTCAAAAAAGCCGTCGAGAACGCGGGACAGTCGGTGTTCATCACCGACAGCGACGGGGTTATCCAGTACGTGAACCCGAAATTCGAATCCCGATCCGGCTATACTCGTGAGGAAGCGGTCGGTCGAACGCCCCGTATTCTCAAGTCGGGCAAACAGGGCGAGGAGTTCTACGACCGGATGTGGCAGACGATTCTCGCAGGCGACCAGTGGGATGCCCACCTCGTCAATCGCCGCAAAAACGGGGAGCTGTACCACGTCGACCAGACGATCTCGCCCATAGCGAACGACGAGGAGATCACGCATTTCGTCACGATCGAAGCTGACGTGACGAACCGCCGGTTGCGCGAACAGCAACTCGAGGTCCTCAATCGTGTGTTGCGTCACAACCTCCGGAACGCTGTGAACGTAATCGAAGGCCGCGCAGCAATGCTCCGGAAGGCGCTGGACGACGACGAACTCCAGACACACGTGAGCGCGATCGAAGATCGATCGACTGCGCTGTCGAGCCTGGCTGACAAAACCGCAACGGTGCGCTCCCTGTTCGACACCGAAGCAGCTACTCAGACGGCCTGCGACGTGACTGGACTGCTGACTGAGGTCGTCGACGAACTTTCCGACGAGCATCCCGACGCGATGTTCACGGTCAGTACGCCCAATTCTCTCCACGCACGGGCGGACAGTCGGTTGAAAACCGCACTGTCGGAGCTCATCGAAAACGCAATCGTCCACAACGACAAGTCCACGCCGGAGGTCACGGTTACGACCAGATCGCCAAGCGAAGATCGAACCGGCGAGTGGATAGAACTCGTCGTCGCCGATAACGGACCCGGAATCCCGAATCACGAACAGGAAACGATCGAAAGAGCAGAGGAAACACCCCTGCAACACGGTACCGGAATCGGACTGTGGATCGTCTACTGGACGATTTCGTTGTACGGAGGTGAGATCTCGATCGAGGAAAACGCACCGCGTGGGACGCGCCTCGTACTGAGTCTCCCACAGGAGTCGGTCGACTCCTCGCCCCGGATCGTCCCCGCTGATACTCACTGA
- a CDS encoding sensor histidine kinase — translation MTERRTSKTESEKRTDRYRALVEASHDITTIIDTDGTMTYVSPAVTRVLGYDSEELVGDTGYEYVHPDDRERNEDAVEAVLSAPDESQTVEVRFEHADGSWCWIEATMRNRLDDDAIDGILLNSREIAERKGRERELHELAGEYEALLNNVEDAIFFVEVDASDTDITFEFERLSPAYERQTGLTTEEVRGQTPQEVFGEQEGAELEANYHRCVKIGEPISYQEELRIDEGARIWQTNLAPVTTDGEITRLVGITRNVTARVERERQLRRQTERLDEFASVISHDLRNPLNVAQGRATVLDEQVESEHLAPLRQSLDWMEAIVTDTLTLARQGETIDETESVSLTDLVGKCWGTIDADAATLEITDKMTFQGDRDRLRHVFENLFRNAIEHGGTDVTVRVGRVDEDTIYVEDDGSGIPADRREEIFEPGHSSTSGGTGFGLTIVKRIVEAHGWTVSVTDGTEGGARFELVMSQ, via the coding sequence ATGACGGAACGAAGGACCTCGAAAACGGAGAGCGAGAAACGAACCGACCGGTATCGGGCGCTCGTTGAAGCGTCGCACGACATCACCACCATCATCGACACGGACGGAACGATGACGTACGTGAGCCCCGCGGTTACACGGGTTCTTGGCTACGACTCCGAGGAATTAGTCGGGGACACTGGATACGAGTACGTCCATCCCGACGACCGGGAGCGAAACGAAGACGCGGTTGAAGCCGTGCTGTCGGCCCCGGACGAATCCCAGACCGTCGAAGTCAGATTCGAACACGCCGACGGGTCGTGGTGCTGGATCGAAGCCACGATGCGGAATCGACTCGACGACGACGCCATCGACGGGATTTTACTCAACAGCCGTGAGATTGCCGAACGAAAAGGACGTGAACGCGAACTCCACGAACTCGCCGGAGAGTACGAAGCACTCCTGAACAACGTAGAGGACGCGATTTTCTTCGTTGAGGTTGACGCTTCGGACACCGACATCACGTTCGAGTTCGAGCGCCTCAGTCCAGCATACGAGCGACAAACCGGACTCACGACCGAAGAAGTCCGGGGACAGACGCCACAAGAGGTGTTCGGGGAGCAAGAGGGAGCGGAACTCGAAGCGAACTACCACCGGTGCGTTAAGATCGGTGAGCCGATTTCGTACCAGGAAGAACTCCGGATTGACGAAGGGGCACGCATCTGGCAGACGAACCTCGCGCCGGTCACCACCGACGGTGAAATCACCCGTCTCGTGGGAATTACCCGGAACGTAACCGCCCGCGTCGAACGGGAACGCCAACTCCGTCGTCAAACGGAGCGTCTCGACGAGTTTGCGAGTGTCATCTCCCACGACCTTCGCAATCCGCTCAACGTCGCACAGGGTCGCGCAACGGTCCTCGATGAACAAGTGGAAAGCGAACACCTTGCTCCACTCCGACAATCACTCGACTGGATGGAGGCGATCGTCACGGACACGTTGACGCTCGCCCGGCAGGGCGAGACGATAGACGAAACGGAGTCGGTCAGTCTGACCGATCTCGTCGGGAAGTGCTGGGGGACGATAGACGCAGACGCGGCGACCCTCGAGATAACTGATAAGATGACCTTCCAAGGCGATCGCGACCGATTACGGCACGTGTTCGAGAATCTGTTCCGAAACGCTATCGAACACGGTGGCACGGACGTGACCGTTCGTGTCGGACGTGTCGATGAGGACACTATCTACGTCGAAGACGATGGGTCCGGGATCCCCGCAGATCGGCGCGAGGAGATTTTCGAACCGGGCCATTCCTCGACGAGTGGCGGCACCGGATTCGGACTAACCATCGTGAAGCGGATCGTAGAAGCTCACGGGTGGACAGTGTCTGTGACAGACGGGACTGAGGGCGGGGCGCGGTTCGAACTCGTGATGTCACAGTAG
- a CDS encoding response regulator, translating to MSQSPSTSASSVLHVDDDPALLDLTAEFLTRTQSDIDVHSVTDIEQALSVLDTEPVDCVVSDYDMPGTTGLEFLDTVRETYPDLPFILYTGKGSEEIASEAINAGVTGYLQKGGAEQHRRLANRVDHAIREYRAQIESQRYSTVLEALGYPVYVVDADGRFSYVNDAFVDLVGYEQSELVGAEPDLIKTDESVAEINEALRTVVSSSGPDIEHVEVEIQRNDGERITCKDHIAALPFDDEFRGCAGILRDLSDQRARERTLQRKNDRLEELVSVISHDLRTPLSAAQGAAELAAETRDAEHFDALTRAHERLEGMLDELLTLARTDERTATTEAVAVPAVARAAWETVAPDRATLVVDIDRTVVADPDRLQRLFENLFTNAVAHGGANATVTVGAVEGDAPGFYVADDGPGVDPEHRDTVFEPGVSMSADGTGFGLAIVDRIADAHRWDVDLTESADGGARFEFVGTESVDADRTARSTVSD from the coding sequence ATGAGCCAATCCCCGTCCACCAGCGCGTCGAGCGTCCTCCACGTCGACGACGATCCAGCGCTACTCGACCTGACGGCCGAGTTCCTGACGCGAACGCAGTCGGACATCGACGTCCACTCGGTTACCGACATCGAGCAGGCACTCTCGGTACTCGACACCGAACCGGTCGACTGTGTCGTCAGCGACTACGATATGCCCGGAACGACCGGCCTCGAGTTTCTCGACACGGTGCGCGAGACGTATCCTGACCTCCCGTTCATCCTCTATACGGGGAAGGGAAGCGAGGAAATCGCGAGCGAAGCGATCAACGCCGGCGTGACCGGTTATCTCCAGAAGGGCGGGGCGGAGCAACACCGCCGACTGGCGAATCGCGTCGACCACGCCATCAGGGAGTATCGGGCGCAGATCGAATCGCAGCGGTATTCGACCGTGCTCGAAGCGCTCGGCTACCCCGTCTACGTCGTCGACGCCGACGGCCGGTTCAGCTACGTGAACGACGCCTTCGTGGACCTGGTCGGCTACGAGCAGTCCGAACTCGTCGGCGCCGAACCGGACCTGATCAAGACGGACGAGAGCGTCGCCGAAATCAACGAGGCGCTCCGGACGGTCGTCTCCAGTTCGGGCCCGGATATCGAGCACGTCGAGGTCGAGATCCAGCGAAACGACGGCGAGCGGATCACGTGTAAGGATCACATCGCCGCCCTGCCCTTCGACGACGAGTTCCGCGGGTGTGCCGGCATCCTCCGGGACCTCTCCGATCAGCGGGCGCGCGAACGGACGCTCCAGCGAAAGAACGACCGCCTCGAGGAGCTCGTCTCGGTCATCTCTCACGACCTTCGGACGCCGTTGTCGGCCGCGCAGGGCGCGGCGGAGCTCGCCGCGGAGACCCGCGACGCCGAACACTTCGACGCGCTCACCCGGGCTCACGAGCGACTGGAGGGAATGCTCGACGAGTTGCTCACGTTGGCCCGGACCGACGAGCGGACCGCGACGACGGAGGCGGTCGCCGTCCCGGCCGTCGCCCGCGCGGCGTGGGAGACGGTCGCTCCCGATCGAGCGACGCTCGTAGTCGACATCGACCGAACGGTCGTGGCCGACCCCGACCGGCTCCAGCGCCTCTTCGAGAACCTCTTCACCAACGCCGTTGCACACGGGGGCGCGAACGCGACCGTGACCGTCGGGGCCGTCGAGGGTGACGCCCCCGGATTTTACGTCGCCGACGATGGCCCCGGCGTCGACCCGGAGCATCGTGACACGGTGTTCGAACCCGGCGTCTCGATGTCGGCCGACGGGACCGGCTTCGGGCTGGCGATCGTCGACCGGATCGCCGACGCTCACCGCTGGGATGTCGACCTCACCGAAAGCGCCGACGGCGGGGCCCGGTTCGAGTTCGTCGGCACCGAGTCGGTCGACGCCGACCGGACGGCTCGGTCGACGGTCTCCGACTGA
- a CDS encoding peptide-methionine (S)-S-oxide reductase MsrA: MTLTPALIHDYDAQAVDRATTDTATFGLGCFWGPDARFGAMDGVVRTRVGYAGGTKPDPSYHSLGDHTEVLQVDFDPAVVTYRDLLADVFQQHDPRTQPSKTQYQNVVFASTPTQRTAIDSVLADRDETAASIETRIEQLARFHPAETYHQKYRLRSMSSFLSVFEEAGYADEDIRDSPIAAALNGYVAGHHVDVDAALPAPDQHPSG; the protein is encoded by the coding sequence ATGACGCTCACACCAGCTCTCATACACGACTACGACGCGCAAGCCGTCGATCGAGCGACGACCGACACCGCGACGTTCGGACTCGGGTGCTTCTGGGGACCGGACGCGCGGTTCGGTGCCATGGACGGCGTGGTTCGAACACGCGTCGGGTATGCCGGCGGGACGAAACCCGACCCGTCATATCACTCGTTGGGCGACCACACGGAGGTGCTACAGGTCGACTTCGATCCGGCGGTGGTGACCTACCGTGACCTCCTCGCGGACGTCTTTCAGCAACACGATCCGCGGACACAGCCATCGAAAACACAGTATCAAAACGTCGTGTTCGCGTCGACGCCCACCCAGCGGACGGCCATCGATTCGGTGCTTGCGGACCGCGACGAAACCGCGGCGAGCATCGAGACGCGTATCGAGCAACTCGCGCGGTTCCATCCGGCCGAAACCTACCATCAAAAGTACAGGCTCCGGTCGATGTCGTCGTTCCTGAGTGTCTTCGAGGAGGCCGGGTACGCCGACGAGGATATCCGTGACTCCCCCATCGCGGCAGCGTTGAACGGATACGTTGCGGGGCATCACGTCGATGTCGACGCGGCCCTGCCAGCGCCCGATCAGCACCCATCGGGGTGA
- a CDS encoding acyl-CoA thioesterase gives MSTTVEGSYVESVERIQPNQANNYGNAHGGEVVKLMDELAAIAAMGVAGETCVTAHIGSVDFQSPIAVGDVVELSAYVYETGESSLQVRVDADARDPRSTDSRRTTAACFTMVAIDDDGDPVSVPSVTADTERGRELVAKAPC, from the coding sequence ATGTCCACAACCGTCGAGGGGTCGTACGTCGAGTCGGTCGAACGCATCCAGCCGAATCAGGCGAACAACTACGGCAACGCCCACGGCGGCGAGGTGGTCAAACTGATGGACGAACTCGCCGCCATCGCGGCGATGGGGGTGGCTGGGGAGACCTGTGTGACCGCACACATCGGCAGCGTCGACTTCCAGTCGCCCATCGCCGTCGGCGACGTCGTTGAGCTGTCGGCGTACGTCTACGAGACGGGGGAGAGCAGCCTGCAGGTGCGCGTCGACGCCGACGCCCGTGACCCCCGATCCACCGACTCGCGGCGAACTACGGCGGCGTGTTTCACCATGGTCGCCATCGACGACGACGGCGACCCGGTGTCGGTGCCGTCGGTGACCGCCGACACCGAGCGCGGGCGTGAACTGGTCGCGAAGGCGCCCTGCTGA
- a CDS encoding helix-turn-helix domain-containing protein: MSEIDTGAADAGPFAEQQRLFKLLSQDTRHLIIQELLGHPTHLMSLAEFEYMTGKSQAAIKDQLETLIDAGLLARYTYEPSEGKRDLPSQFYGFTERGVEIIHDYKYLRGLPVARALYENTRKTEKIERHESAPRPELPEAVVEALEFDEPDLEAVDVGTTP; the protein is encoded by the coding sequence ATGAGCGAAATCGACACTGGCGCGGCCGATGCAGGGCCGTTCGCGGAACAGCAGCGGCTGTTCAAGCTGCTGTCCCAGGATACGCGCCATCTCATTATCCAGGAGCTGCTGGGCCACCCCACCCATCTGATGTCGCTCGCCGAATTTGAGTATATGACCGGGAAGAGCCAAGCAGCAATCAAAGACCAGTTGGAGACGTTGATCGACGCCGGGCTCCTCGCGCGCTACACGTACGAACCAAGCGAGGGGAAACGTGATCTCCCCTCCCAGTTCTACGGATTCACGGAGCGGGGCGTCGAGATCATCCACGACTACAAGTATCTCCGTGGGCTTCCGGTCGCACGTGCCCTCTACGAAAACACGCGCAAGACCGAGAAGATCGAACGGCATGAATCGGCACCGCGCCCGGAGCTTCCGGAAGCGGTGGTAGAGGCGCTTGAGTTCGACGAACCCGATCTCGAGGCCGTTGATGTCGGCACAACCCCGTAG
- a CDS encoding type II toxin-antitoxin system HicB family antitoxin yields MSRADPGDADTPDREIRLLKNPDGRWTARDLRAGVTAQGDSREVALEKLDAVVEAVDGDSGHSPTDDEIRDLGVYPEVVRRQGDDLPDVLQ; encoded by the coding sequence ATGTCACGAGCGGACCCGGGCGATGCAGACACTCCTGATCGAGAAATCCGGTTGCTGAAAAATCCGGATGGACGGTGGACGGCTCGTGATCTCCGTGCAGGGGTGACTGCACAGGGTGACAGTCGGGAGGTCGCACTCGAAAAGCTCGACGCCGTCGTTGAGGCGGTAGACGGCGACAGTGGACACTCCCCAACCGACGACGAGATTCGTGACCTTGGAGTCTATCCCGAGGTGGTTCGGAGACAAGGTGATGACCTCCCCGACGTGTTGCAGTAG
- a CDS encoding PAS domain-containing protein has product MGDDVFETDGFHSTSDALTAKAHTHIGTAVSMTVVSTDRQPGTDREAWSPSERELAETTISLITSAVDRWEIDSLKRVSDGVAVLDGDLTYRYVNQQAEQLLGRDNEELRGEYVWDVFPEAADTIAEEKIRTALDTQSSASFERYNAQKEQWIEASVHPSDDGVIIVFTEITDSKVTERKLDHVLETAPVGIVLLTPEGEITRANARAEALLGLSRSRMDGVAYDHPGWDIWDEAGNPIPRENHPVAHVRRTGEAIQGFTHGITLSDGSERWLSSNVAPVEGEDGSIEQIIVALEDVTVPKRLEQLTETFQPVSELLNSATAGEEIERPICELLTDTREYQYARITEYTPETELTESDLEEGSGAVAANESVTRPIQSRTEVAPAVVAVETAEIQAVRRNQSDSRFERWRAYTLEQGFQGGAIVPLVHRGRVYGLLVLYTDRGDAFRDRERTLLSTFGERIGQVLHSLATERILHADEVAELTFESTDSASFFVSASEQLECTIDIRDTIPASDETLVHYASIQGASLDAFRNFTESTDRVAQLRQIRQTEDQPGGDVEIGLCRQSLAQTLVAEGAVVTTDTVTDGRAEVVCEVPLGDDIGSLVTRVQESFPDTTLVSKHEHTPAAKSHAHAIGQILGDTFEAELTDRQQQILRAAMYAGYFESPRESTATEIADALSLTQSTFSYHLRNAQQTLFEQLFDRIQQQ; this is encoded by the coding sequence GTGGGAGACGACGTGTTCGAAACCGATGGGTTCCACTCAACTTCCGACGCCCTGACAGCGAAGGCCCATACACACATCGGAACTGCCGTCTCGATGACAGTCGTCTCCACGGACCGGCAACCGGGCACGGACCGGGAGGCATGGTCCCCGAGCGAGCGCGAACTGGCCGAGACGACCATCTCACTCATCACATCCGCAGTCGATCGATGGGAGATAGACAGTCTGAAGCGCGTGTCGGACGGCGTTGCCGTGCTTGATGGCGACCTCACGTATAGATACGTGAATCAGCAGGCCGAGCAGCTCCTCGGACGGGACAACGAGGAACTGCGTGGTGAGTACGTCTGGGACGTCTTTCCCGAAGCGGCTGACACCATTGCTGAAGAGAAAATCCGGACGGCTCTCGACACACAGTCATCGGCGTCCTTCGAGCGATACAACGCCCAGAAGGAACAGTGGATCGAAGCTAGCGTCCACCCAAGCGACGATGGCGTCATCATCGTCTTCACCGAAATCACCGACTCGAAGGTTACCGAACGAAAACTGGATCACGTCTTGGAAACGGCGCCCGTCGGCATCGTCCTCCTGACCCCCGAGGGAGAGATTACTCGCGCAAACGCCCGTGCAGAAGCGTTGCTTGGCCTGTCCAGAAGCAGGATGGACGGCGTGGCGTACGATCACCCGGGCTGGGATATCTGGGACGAAGCGGGGAATCCGATTCCACGCGAAAACCACCCGGTCGCGCATGTCCGCAGAACCGGCGAGGCTATCCAGGGGTTCACCCACGGAATCACACTTTCGGACGGCTCCGAACGCTGGCTATCGAGCAACGTTGCTCCCGTCGAGGGTGAAGACGGATCGATCGAACAAATCATCGTCGCACTGGAAGACGTGACCGTCCCCAAACGGCTCGAACAACTCACCGAGACGTTCCAGCCGGTCAGCGAACTACTCAATAGCGCAACTGCTGGCGAGGAGATCGAACGACCCATCTGTGAGTTACTGACGGACACGCGCGAATACCAGTACGCACGGATTACCGAGTACACCCCGGAAACGGAACTGACCGAATCGGATCTCGAGGAGGGATCGGGGGCTGTCGCTGCCAACGAGTCCGTAACTCGTCCGATACAATCGCGGACTGAGGTCGCTCCGGCAGTGGTCGCCGTTGAAACGGCCGAGATACAGGCGGTTCGGAGGAATCAGTCGGACTCGCGGTTCGAGCGATGGCGAGCATACACACTGGAACAGGGGTTCCAGGGTGGAGCTATCGTTCCGCTCGTGCACAGAGGCCGCGTCTACGGGCTGCTCGTCTTGTATACGGACCGTGGAGATGCGTTCCGTGATCGCGAGCGGACACTCCTCTCGACGTTCGGTGAGAGGATTGGCCAAGTGCTTCACTCACTTGCGACGGAGCGCATTCTCCACGCCGACGAAGTGGCCGAGCTTACGTTCGAGAGTACCGACTCGGCGTCGTTTTTCGTCTCCGCTTCTGAACAACTGGAGTGTACGATCGATATCAGGGACACGATTCCGGCCTCGGATGAGACACTCGTCCACTACGCGTCCATCCAGGGTGCTTCGTTGGATGCCTTCAGGAACTTCACGGAGAGTACGGACAGGGTAGCCCAGTTGCGGCAGATCCGACAGACTGAGGATCAGCCCGGCGGGGACGTCGAAATCGGGCTGTGCCGACAGTCCTTGGCACAGACACTCGTAGCAGAGGGCGCAGTCGTCACGACGGATACGGTAACCGACGGTCGGGCAGAGGTTGTCTGCGAAGTACCACTCGGTGACGATATTGGTTCGCTTGTCACACGCGTGCAGGAGTCGTTCCCGGACACGACGTTGGTCTCAAAACACGAACACACTCCCGCCGCGAAGTCGCATGCACACGCAATCGGTCAGATACTCGGAGATACCTTCGAAGCCGAACTCACGGACCGTCAACAACAGATCCTGCGAGCCGCGATGTACGCTGGGTATTTCGAGTCACCCCGAGAAAGTACGGCCACCGAAATCGCTGACGCACTCTCGCTGACTCAATCCACCTTCTCGTATCATCTGCGAAACGCCCAGCAAACACTTTTCGAGCAACTTTTCGACCGAATACAGCAGCAGTGA
- a CDS encoding DUF1289 domain-containing protein: MISSPCVGVCETENGVCVACGRTLDDIATWAAMSEAERIERMRELDEATDADE; encoded by the coding sequence ATGATCAGCAGTCCGTGCGTCGGCGTGTGCGAAACCGAGAACGGCGTCTGTGTGGCCTGCGGTCGGACGCTCGACGATATCGCGACGTGGGCGGCGATGAGCGAGGCCGAACGGATCGAGCGGATGCGGGAACTCGACGAGGCGACCGACGCCGACGAGTGA